A window of Candidatus Sulfotelmatobacter sp. genomic DNA:
CCCCCTGCGAATCCACATGGGAAGCAGCGAATCGCATTTTCGGGCCTTTGAGAATCCCCAAGAGTCATCCTCCCGGGCGGTTGGTATAATGTTGCTGGGTCTGCGTTTGTTAGCGGCTGGTATATTAATCGCAGAGGAAGCGGAGACGCAGAGGCCGCAGAGAAGGATTTGCTGATCCGTGCGGGTGGCGGGTTCGGGGCTTCATGCGGGCGGGTTGCGCGGTGCTGTTCCGGCCGGCAAGGGGAAGTCGGAAGGGTGGGAGTGTCAGGACCTTTGTGTAAGCGGGTCAATGGGTTCCATTCTGACGTAAAAAGGGGAACCAGGATGCCTGCAATCAAGCCCGAACTGCTGGATGAGCTGCTGTCGGGGGTCAATACCCCGGACGACCTGCTGGGCGACGGGGGAGTGTTCCGCCAGCTGAAGAAGGCGCTGATGGAACGCGCCCTCGGCGCCGAGCTGACCCACCACCTTGGCTATGAGAAAGGCGCCGCGCCCGCCGGCCGCCCCCGCGGCAACAGCCGCAACGGCCATTCTGCCAAAACCGTGCTGACCGACGATGGCGAGATCGATCTCGCGGTCCCGCGCGATCGGGCCGGAACTTTCGAGCCCGTGCTGGTGCCCAAAGGGGTGACCCGCCTCGATGGTTTCGACGACCGGATCATCAGTCTCTACGCCCGCGGTCTGTCGGTGCGCGAGATCCAGGCGCATCTCAAAGAGCTGTATGGCACCGAAGTGTCTCCCGACCTGATCAGCCGGGTGACCGACGCCGTGCTCGACGAAGTAAAAGAGTGGCAGAACCGTCCGTTGGAGGCGATTTATCCGATCGTCTTCTTCGACGCCTTGCGGGTAAAGCTGCGCGACGAGGGCATTGTGAAGAGCAAGGCAGTCTATGTCGCCCTGGCGCTGGACACCGAGGGCCAGAAACACGTGCTCGGACTTTGGATCGAACAGACCGAAGGCGCCAAATTCTGGCTC
This region includes:
- a CDS encoding IS256 family transposase gives rise to the protein MPAIKPELLDELLSGVNTPDDLLGDGGVFRQLKKALMERALGAELTHHLGYEKGAAPAGRPRGNSRNGHSAKTVLTDDGEIDLAVPRDRAGTFEPVLVPKGVTRLDGFDDRIISLYARGLSVREIQAHLKELYGTEVSPDLISRVTDAVLDEVKEWQNRPLEAIYPIVFFDALRVKLRDEGIVKSKAVYVALALDTEGQKHVLGLWIEQTEGAKFWLKVMNELKTRGLNDILIAVVDGLKGFPEAIGAVYPQTMVQTCIVHLIRNSLAFVSWADRKAIVPDLKAIYAAANAEAALQRLDALEAKWGKRYPTIAPTWRRAWDYVTPLFSFPPAIRKMIYTTNAVESLNRSLRKIIKTRGSFPTDDAALKLLYLAIRNAGLRWRRPIEWTAAMNQFAILFGERF